From the genome of Streptomyces sp. NBC_01304:
TACGCCCACGCGGGCCACGAACTGCTCGCCGCCCTGCTGCGCACCTACCCCGCCGGTCTCGACGACGCGGTGGTGCTGCCGATGGCCGCGCTGCTCAGCCGGGCCCCCGGCGACCGGCTGCTGATCGACCACCTCGCCGACCGCTTCTACGCGGGCGACCCGGTCCGCCTCCTGGACGCCTGCCTGACCCTGCTGTTCGACTGGCAGACCACCCTCTTCGGCTACGGCATCGCCCTCGAGTCCCACCAGCAGAACATCTCCCTCGTCCTGGACGAGCACGAGGGCGGCACCCGGATGCGGCTGCTGCTCAAGGACAACGACGGGCCGCGCATCAACACCGTCCGGCTCAAGGCCGCCCTCGGCGACGACGCCCCCGGCGTGGACGTCTTCGACGACGCACGGACCTTCAGCGACACCGACGAAGCCGCGGTCGCCCTGTTCACCACCATCACCGTCCATCTGTGCGCGGGCGCCTACGCGTTCGGCCTCGCCGGGCACGGGCGCGCCCCGCTGGACCGGCTGCTCGGCCTCGTGCGCGACCGTCTCGCCGAGGCCGTCGCCCGCCTGGGCACCGGTCCGGGCGAGCCCGGCAGCGTACTCCTTGAAGAAGTCCTCCAGGCCGACCGGCTGCCCGTCAAGGCGATGGTCACCGCGGGCACCCTGCTCAGCAAGGAGCGCTCGGGGGCGGCCGACATCAACAAGCACTACACCACCGGCCCCAACTACCTGCTGCGCGGAGTGTGATCGGCCATGACGACGACCATGCCCCCCGTCCGGTCCACCGCGCCCGGCGCCGACGAGAAGCCTGCCTTCGGTCGCCGCCAGGTGCATGCCGTGGCCGCCTGCTACTTCGTGGCGTCGTTCGCCGCGCTGGGGCTGCCGCCCTATCTCACCGCGATCCTGCCGGAGTTGGGCGACGAGGCCGCGCGCTGGGCGGGGCTGCTCTATGTCGTGCCGACCGTGTTCGGGGCGCTCGGCGCTCCGCTGTGGGGGCGCCTGGCCGACCGGTTCGGCCGCAAGCGGCTGCTGCTGCGGGCCCAACTGGGCCTGGCCGTCTCGTTCCTGCTCGCCGGGTGGGCCGATTCGCTGGCCACGTTCACCGCGGCGCTGGTCCTGCAGGGGATCCTGGGCGGCACGTTCGCCGCGTCCAACGGCTATCTGGCCGCCGCGCTCGACGGCCCGGGCCTGTCCAAGGCGCTCACCTTGATGCAGGGCAGCGCGCGAGCCGCCCTGGTCTTCGCGCCGATCGTGGTCGGCTCGCTGTCGCCGTGGATGTCCCCGCACCGCCAGTACGCCCTGCTCGCCGTGCTGCCGCTGGCCGCGGCGGTGATGCTGTACGCGCTGCCGGAGCCCGGCACGGAACGTACCGCCAAGGACAGCGGATCCGAGCCGGCCGGCGAGGGATCCGAGTCGGCAGGCTGCCTCCCGTCGGCGGGCGTGGCCAGGACGCCGCTGACGGCGCTCTACACCTTCGAGTTCGCCTTCGTGTTCTCGACCGTCATCTCCTTCCCGTATCTGATCTCGCTGATCGAGGAGCGAATACCGGGCACCTCGCCGGCCGTGTCCGGTGTGCTGTTCGCGCTGCCCCACCTCTTCTACCTGCTGTTCGCGATGAAGGTGCACGCCCGTTTCACGGACCGCCCGAGACTGGGCATCGGCCTCGGCTTCGGCTTCATCGCGCTGGGCCTGGCCGGTCACGGCGTCGCCGACTCGCTCGCCGCGTTCACCGTCGTGCGCGTGCTGCTCGGCGCGGGCCTGACCCTGGGCCTGGTCTGCCTGTCCGTGCTGGCCGCCGACTGCGCCAAGGGCCGACCACCCGGTGGCATGTTCGGCTCGCTGGAGTTCGTCTCCAAGGGCGGTGCCGTCGCCGCCGGCCTGGCCGCCGCGGCCGGCAACAGCCTGCTCGGCCCCACCGCCCCCGTGCTGATCGGCACCGCCGTCGCCCTGGGCACGGCCGCCGTCGTCGCCCTCCGTTCCCTGTTTCACGGCCCGATCCCCCGATCGCCCCGCATCCGATGGAGCCGTTGATGTCGCTGCCCACGGGCACCGTCCCCGCTCGTCCCACCGCCCCCACCGAACTCCCCACCGCCGATGAGGCCGTGGCGCACACCCTGCTCAACTGTCTGCTGCGCGAGGTGTCCGGGCCCGAGCACCAGACCGCCGTCGTCGACGGCCATCTGCTGCTTCGCCTGCCCCGGGCCGGCGTCCTGCTGCGCGCCGCCCTGCGCCGCACCTCACTGCTCGGCGCGCACCGCTTCACCGGCCCCGTGTACGTGCAGCGCGACGGCGAGTGGGCCGAGGCGGACTGGCAGCTGCTCGCCCAGTACACCCAGGCCGAGTTGGAGCGGCGGACCGGGGTGCGCAACGAGGAGTTCCTGGAGCAGCTCGCCTCCAGCCATCAGGGCGTACGTTCCGCGCTGACCGCCAAGTCGGCCGCCGGACGGGCCACTTCGGCAGGGACGGCCGCGGACGGCGGCCGGCTGGCGACGTATCTCGCCTCCGAGCAGTCACTGCTGTTCGGCCACCGCTTCCACCCGACCCCCAAGGCCCGCAGCGGCGAGTCCGCCGACTGGGGCAAGTACGCTCCCGAGGCGGGCGCCGCCTTCCCGCTGCGGCTGTTCGCCGTACGCGAGCACCTGATCGCCGAGGAGACGGCGGAGCCGGGCGCCACCGCCGCGCTCGACCGACTGCACCCCGACGTGCCGGACGGCTACAAGCTGCTGCCGGCCCACCCCTGGCAGCTGTCCCTGCTCCAGGACCACCCGGGCTTCCAGGCCGCACTCGCCCGAGGCGATGTGCTCGACCTGGGCACGACCAAGGCGCCGTTCGCCGCCACGGCGTCCGTGCGCACCTTGTACGACGGCGATACGTTCCTGAAGTTCAGCCTGAACGTGCGCATCACCAACTGCCTGCGCAAGAACGCCAGTTACGAGCTGACCGGCGCCGTCGCCCTGACCCGTCTCCTCGACGGCGCCCTGACCGATCTCGCCGCCCGCTTCCCCGGCAGCGCGATGCTGCGTGAGCCCGCCTACCGCAGCCTCGCCCTGCCCGGCCCGGACGGGCGCCCTGATGTGGCCCTGCTCGAAGGCTTCGGTGTGATCGTCCGCGAGGGCCTGTCGCGACAGCTGCTGCCGGGCACCACGCCGCTGCTCGCGGGCGCGGTCGCCGACGAGTACCCCACCGGGCCGGGCCACCTCGCCCGACTCCTGGAGGGCGCGGGCCCCGAGCGGGCCCTCGCCTGGTGGCGGGCGTACCTGAAGCTCCTCGTCCCACCGGTACTGGCCGCGTACTTCGAGCACGGCCTGGTCCTCGAACCGCATCTGCAGAACGTCGTCGTCTGTGTCGACGGCGACGGCATGCCCGCGCAGGTCCTCTTCCGCGACCTGGAGGGCACCAAGCTGCTGCCCGAGCACCACGCCGACACGCTCGCCGCCCTGCCGCCCGAGGTGGCCCGGCCCATGACGTACGACGCCCAGCGCGGCTGGGACCGCGTCGTGTACTGCCTGCTCGTCAACCACGTCGCCGAGATGCTGGCGGCCCTCGCCGACCAGCACCCCGAGACCGAGGCCGCCCTGTGGGCCGAGGTCCGCGCCGTCATCCAGGGCTACGCCGACGGCCACGACGCCTGCCCGCCCCGCCTCGCCGCACTCCTGGCCGGCGTACCCCTGCCCGCCAAGGCCAACCTGCTGACCCGCTGGGAGCGCAAGGCCGACCGGGCGGCCGGCTATGTCCATCTCCCCTCCCCGCTCGCCGAGGATGTCCTGTCCGGCGCGAGCAGCACCGACACCCCCTGGAGCGCCCGATGACCGCCCCCAGCGAGCGGGTACGCGAACGCACCCAGGCCCTCGCCTTCGACGAACTGCCCGCCTACCTCTACGACTTGGACGCCCTGCGCACGCATGCGGCCGCCGTCCGCCGGGCCCTGCCCGAGCGCGTCGAGGTGTACTACGCCGCCAAGGCCAACCCGGAACCGGAGATCCTGGCAGCGCTCGGCCCGCACGTGGACGGCTACGAGGTGTCCTCGGGCGGCGAACTCGCCCACGTCGCCAAGGCGGCGCCGGGCCGTGCGCTGGCCTTCGGCGGACCCGGCAAGACCCCGGCGGAGATCGCGGCCGCGCTGGAGCTGGGGGTCGGGCGCTTCCACGTGGAGAGCGAGTACGAGCTCCACATGCTGGCCGAGCTGACCGCACGCCTGGCCCCCGAGGCACGCCCCGGGGTCCTGCTCCGCTTCAATCTGCCGCTGTCCGACGCCTCGCTCGAGGGCAGTTCCCTCGCGATGGGCGGGCGCCCGACGCCGTTCGGCCTGGACCCGTCCCAGGCGGATTCCGTCGTACGCCTCCTCACCGACGGCACCTACCCGCAGCTCGAACTCCTCGGCGTGCACGCCCACTTGGCAAGCGGCTTGGACGCCCCCGAGCTGCTCACGATGTCCGAGTCGATCGTGGCGTGGTCGCTCGCCCTCGCCGAACGGCACGCCGTCCGGTTCGCGGAGATCAACGTCGGCGGCGGCATGAGCGTGGACTACGCCCGCCCCGAGGACCGCTTCGACTGGACGGCATACGGACAAGGACTCGCCCGACTCCTCGCCACGCACCAGGACTTGACCCTGCGCATCGAACCGGGGCGGGCCCTCACCGCGTACTGCGGCTGGTACGCGACCGAGGTGCTTGACGTGAAGGAGAGCCACGGCGAGGAGTTCGCGGTGGTCCGCGGCGGCACCCACCATCTGCGCACCCCCGCCACCAAGGGCCACGACCAGCCCTGCACGGTGCTGCCGAACGACCAGCCGTGGCCGCACCCCTGGCCCCGTTCGGTGGCCCGGCAGGACCGGGTGACCTTCGCCGGACAGCTGTGCACGCCCAAGGACGTCCTGTCCCGCCGAGTCCCGGCGCCCGGACTGCGGGCGGGCGACCGGGTGGCCTTCGCCCTGGCGGGGGCGTACGCGTGGAACATCTCGCACCACGACTTCCTGATGCACCCGCGGCCCACCTTTCACTTCCTCCGGGACGCCTGAGCGGGCACTTCGGGGCGACGCGCCCCGGCGGTCCTCGTACGGTCCTCGTGCGGTCACGGTGCTGAACGGTCCGCGTCCGGGGTGGATTCAAGGATCGCCGGGTCGGGCGGCAGGCTCCGCGTCAGCGCGGAGTCAGGACGTCGAACTCGTTGCCCTCCGGGTCGGCAAGGCACGCCCACGGCACGTCGCCCTGGCCGAGGTCCACGTCGGTGGCGCCGAGGGTCCGCAGTCGGGCCACGTCCGCCGCCTGATCGTCACCGGCATACGGCCGCAGGTCGAGATGCACGCGGTTCTTGACGGTCTTGGCGTCGGGCGTGCGGACGAGCTTGAGATACGGGCCGACGCCCTTGGCGGAACGCAGCATCGCAAGGTCGTCGGAGACCTCGTGCAGCGTCCAGTCCAGCGCCTCGTCCCAGAACCGGGCCATGGCCCGGGCATCGCCGCAGTCGGCCACGATCGCGGCGATCGGCCCGGTCTCGCGGTAGGTCTCCCGAGGCTCCGCCACACAGAACTCGTTGCCTTCCGGGTCGGCCAGGACCGTCCACGGGACATCGCCCTGCCCCACGTCGACGGGCGTCGCGCCGAGCTCCTTCAGGCGCGCGACCAGCTCCGCGTGGTGGGCCTCGGACGTGGTGGCGAGATCGATGTGCACTCGGTTCTTCACCGTCTTGGGTTCCGGGACGGTGATGACGTCGATGCAGACGGCGCTGGGGTCGGGATAGTCGAACCCCTCGGGTTCGAGGTTGGTCACGACACCGGGCTCCTCCACGGAGGTGCTCCAGCCGAGCGCCTCGGCCCAGAACCGGCCGAGCGCGGAGTCGTCCCGAGCGTTCATCGCAATCTGAACAAGGCGCAGGGTCATGGCGGCGATCTTAGGCGCGGCGGGAGTGCGCCGAAGGCGAGTGCGGCGGCGATGGCGATGGCGGCTGTACCGATCTTCGTGTTCATGCGTGACCGGCACCCACCGCTCGGGGCCATCGCATTCAACTCATGTCGAGACAACCTATAAATACCAACTTGGGCTATTACCGGGCAGCCCCCTTCACGGTCAACTGAAGCCGCCGCCCCGAGGCGTGAACTCCGCCACGTCCGCCCCGCCACTGAACCGGCCTGCCAATTGCACCGTCTCGTACACGAGACGGCGACAGCTGTCGGTGAGGAGCACGCGTGGAGGCAAGTACGCTCGGCGCCCTGCTGGACGTCGTGGGCGGCCCGGCCCTGCGGCTGTGCACGGCACCCGCCGGCACTGCCGCCCCGGTCACCGAGGCGCTGCTGTACGACGCCCACACCCCGCTGCCCCGTACCCCCGGGGCCCTGCTGCTCGCCGTCGGCGTACGCGCCGCCACGGCCGGGCCGCTGGTGCGGGCCGCGGCCGAGGCCGGGATGACCGGAGTCGTGGTGCGGGGCACGGACGGGCCCGTCGACGAGGCCGAGAGGCACGGCGTGGCGCTGCTCGCGGTCGACGAGGAGGCGTCCTGGCACCACGTGCACCTGACGCTGGCCACGGCGATCGGGGCCCGGTCCGCCCACAGCGGCGGGCTGGGCGACCTGTTCGCGCTGGCCGACGCGATAGCTGCGGCGACCGGCGGTGCGACGGCCGTGGAGGACCCGCACCAGCGGATCCTCGCCTACTCCACCGTCCCCGGTCAGCCCGTCGACGAGGACCGCCGCCAGGGCATCCTCGGCCTTCAGGTCCCGGTCAGCGTGGAGAACGCGGAACAGGTCCGCTTGGTGTTCGGCTCCGCCGGACCGGTCCGGCTGCCCGCGCTCACCGAGCGCGAGCTGCCGCGGCTCGCCGTCGCGGTGCGGGCCGGCGGCGAGCCGCTCGGCGCGATCTGGGTGGTCGACGGCGGCACGCTCGCCGCGGACGCCGCGCAGAGCCTGGCCCAGGGCGCGGCCACGGCAGCGCTCCTGCTGCTGCGTGCCCGCGTGACCCAGGGGCTGACCCTCGACCGGAACACCGATCTCGTACGCAGGCTGCTGACCGGTTCCGGTTCCGCGTCCGATTCCGCGGAGGCCTCTACAGCGGCGCACCGCCTGGGCTGGGACGCGGTCCGCGTGGCCGCCTTCGCACTCGGCTCCGGGGCGAGCGTGCCCGACGCCGAGCGGACCTTGCTCAGGCTGCAGGACGTCGTACGCCTGCAGTGCGAGGCGCGCTACGGGCGGCACGCATGCGTGTCCCTGGACGGGGTGGTCTACGCGCTGCTGCCTGCGCCCGGGGAGCACGCCGAGGCGCGCGAGCCCCAGCAGCGACTGACCGCCGACCGGCGACATCGACAGCTTGCGGAGGACATCGTGGGCCGGGTGGGGCGGTCGCTGCGGGTGCCGGTACGGGCGGCGCTCGGCGAGACGGTGGCGGACCTCGGCGAGGTGCCGGCCTCCCGCGCGGACGCGGATCTGGTGCTGCGGCTGCTTGACGACGCGTTGCCGGTGGCCTCGATCGACGACGTACGACCCAGGGTTACGCTGCTGCGCCTTGCCGATGTGCTGCGGGAGCGGCGGGAGTTGAGGGTGGGCGCCTGGCAGCGGGTGCTGGCCGCCGACACCGCGTACGGCACCGACTACGCCCGCACGCTGGTGTCCTGGTTCGACGCCGGCTGTGACGTGGCGAGCGCGGCCAAGACGCTCTCCGTGCACCCCAACACCTGCCGTTACCGCCTCAAGCAGGCCGGCAGGCAGCTCGGGATCGACCTGGCGGACCCCGACGAACGGCTGGTGCTCTGGCTGCAGTTGAGGGCGGGTGCTGGGCTCGGGCTGCGAGGAGCAGGGCAAGTACGTCCCCGGTCCGGCCCGCAGCCCGGCCCGCCCACGCGTCGTCAGCTGAAGGTCAGCGGAGATCCCGGATGAGTTGGGCGACGACGGAGTCCACCTTCGCCTCGTTGAACTGTTCCGAGCCGATCAGGAGGGTCACTGCCCGTCGGCCGTCATTGGTGACGGCGTTCCTGAGCTTGTGGCCGGTCTCCATGAAGCCGCTGTGTCCCCAGGTGACGAATCCCGGGGTGCGCTCCTGGCGCTCGACTCCCAGTCCGTAGCGCTCGCCGCGCTCCTCCGGGTCCGCAACGGTCCGTTTCATCTCGGCCAGTTGGGCCGGAGCCAGTAGTTTCCCGGACATCAGCGCGGTCCAGAAGGTGTTGATGTCGGCGCCGTTGGAGACGAGCGCACCCGATGCGTCGGCCCCGGAGACGTTCCATTCCGTCCAGTCGAGGAGTTTCCCGGACCGCTTCACGTAGCCGCGCAGGTCCGGCGCCGGCAGCGTGGTCCGGTCGCCGGGCCAGTAGGTGTGGCGCAGCCCGAGGCGCTTGATGATCCGCTGGTTGATCTCGGTGCCGATGCTGCGGCCGGTGACCTTGGTGACGATCAGGCCGGCCAGGTTGTAGTTGGTGTTGGAGTAGGAGAAGCCGCCCGGAGCGCTGCCGTCGGCCGGGGGCAGCGTCAAGGCCTGCTTGACCGTCTGCAGGGGCTCGATGTGATCCCAGCGGTGCGCGTCCTCGTCCTCCCAGAACGGTGCCGCCAGGTAGTCGGGCAGGCCGCTGGTGTGCTGCAGCAGCTGCCGGATCGTGATCTTGCGTCCGTCGTAGTGCTTGGTGCGGATCAGGCCCGGCAGGTGGCGATCGACGGTGTCGTCGAGCTTGATCCTGCCTTCGCCGACGAGCTGGAGCACGACCGTGGCCGTCCAGGTCTTGGTGTTGCTGGCGATGCGGCTGTGTTCCTTGCCGACGGCCTTGCGTCCCGTCCTGATGTCGGCGAGGCCGACCCCGGTGCTGTGCACGCCGCAGCGTGGGCTCGTCACCGTGACGCTGATCCCCGAGGCACCGACGCCGCGCAGTTCCTCCAGCGCTTCTTCGACGGGCCCGGGGTCGCACCGTGGTGTCACGGCGGAGGCGGCAGCAGGGCCGGTGGTCATGAGCGAAGCAGCGAACGCCAGAGCCACCACGGCGCTCGTCCTGCGCATGGCTGCCGGGGCGGCCGGGGCTGTCGGGCCTGTCGGGGTTGCCTTTCGCGGACTTGCTGGAATGTGCATGCACACAGCGTCCGACCTGGCCCTGTCGTGCGCATGCAGCGCCCGGCCAGAGATCCCCAGGATGTTTTGTACGTCCGGCCAAGGGCTGTCCCCGGGGTGGCCCGGGCAGCGGATGCAGGCAGGGTGGTGCTCACCTAAGCTCTTAATACCCGGCTTTCTCCAAGCCAGTTCACATTTCGTAGCCCTCGATGAACAGGGAGTGGCATCGGATGAGCTCACAGCCGAAGAACAGCAAGAACGGCCTCGCGAAAGCCGCCGCCGACATGACCGACCACCCGCCCCAGCACGGCCACGGCTACCAGGGCCCGGTGAGGGACAAGGTCAAGGGCGGTGCACACAGCAAGGCAGCAGGGAAGCGGGCAGGCACCCCGCAGGGTGACCGCATCGGGGAGCGGACCAAGGGCCTGAGCTGACACCGCCGCCGTTCGCCCGATCACCGCATCGCCAAAGGACACCGTCTCCAATAACCCGGCAATAGCCCGGCAATGCACTTGCACCCCGAACTCCCCCAGGAATTCGGGGTGCAGGTCATGCCCTGGAACAGGTCAGATTCTTCCAAGCCAGGCCGCAGGCAGGTCGATAGGCTCGTCAGCCACTGACGCACCCTCACGACCCGGAGGTCCCAGTGAGCGAGCAATCCCCCACTCGCAGAGGCGTCTTACGAGCCGCCGGCAAAGTCTCCGCGGCACTGGCTCTGGGCGGCGCCGGCACCCTCGCCGCCGCACCGGCCGCTGCCGCCGCGGTCGGCGACGGCTTCGGGCTGCACGTCGTGGACCGCAACGAGAGCGACCCCCGCCTGCGCTACTACCGGTTCGCGACCGACGCGATCGGCTGGAACCCCGGCGTGAACGTCCTGCTCCCCACCGACTACCACACCAGCGGACGCACCTACCCCGTCCTCTACCTCTTCCACGGGGGCGGCCTCGACGCCGACTTCATCTACTTCGACCGCCTCGGCATCCGGGAGTGGACGGCCGGCAAGCCGATCATCGTCGTGATGCCCGACGGCGGCCACGCGGGCTGGTACTCCAACCCCGTCAGCTCCAACACCGGCCCCCGTAACTGGGAGACGTTCCACATCTCCCAGCTGTTGCCGTGGATCGACGCCAACTTCCGTACGTACGCCGAGTACGACGGCCGCGCCGTCGCCGGATTCTCCATGGGCGGCTTCGGCGCCCTGAAGTACGCGGCCAAGTACTACGGCCACTTCGCCTCGGTGAGCTCCCACTCCGGCCCGGCGAGCCTGCGCCGCGACTTCGGCGCGGTCGTGCACTGGGCCAATGTGTCCTCCGGAGCCGCCGACCTGGCCGGAGGCACGGTCTACGGCGCACCACTGTGGGACGAGGCCAGGGTCAGCGCCGACAACCCGGTGCAGCGCATCGAGAGCTACCGGAACAAACGTGTCTTCCTGGTCGCCGGCACCGGCGGTGGTGCGGTCGACTGGTTCGCCCAGATCTCCGAGGACGAAGTGCTCGCCGGACACCGGGAGTTCCGCGGCCTGCTGGGCAACGCGGGCATCGACCACGAGTGGCACGAGGAACCCGGCAGCCACGTGTTCCGTGTGCCGGTGTTCCTCCGCGACCTCGACGGCATCATCGGCCGGCTCCGTAAGGCTTAGGGGTTTCCGTACGGGGTGCTGCCTGTCAGCCCGCCGTCCATGGCCGCCAGGCCGGCACCCCTCACACCCAAGTAGTCGCCAACCACACCGTCACCGCCGCAACGAGCAGCAACGTGATGTTGAGCGCGATGTCGCGGTCACCGCGGCGAAGGTGAACCCTGGTGGCGCCGATCTGCAGCACCACGAAGCCGCTGGCCGCGGCCAGGGCGAGCCAAGGTGCGATGCCGGTCAGGGGCGGGAGGATCAGGCCGATCGCGCCGAGCACTTCGACGGTGCCGATGGCCCGGACGGCGGGCATCGGCGTGGTGTCGACCCAGGCCATCATCGGGCGGAGCCGGTCACGGCTGCGGACCACCTTTACCCCGCCTCCGTACAGGTAGAAGAGGGCGAGCAGGCCGGCGGCGATCCAGTAGGCGATGTTCATGAGGCAATTCCACGGCCGGGGTACCGCGACTGTCCAAGACCCATCCCGCGAAGCCGATACCGAACGGGTATCGTCGCAGCATGGAGCTACGAACGCTGCGCTATTTCGTGGCGGTCGCCGAGGAACTCCACTTCGGGCGGGCCGCTGCCCGGCTGCACATGAGCCAGCCACCGCTGAGCCGGGCGATCAGACAGCTGGAGTCCGAGGTGGGCGCTGCGCTGTTCGACCGGTCGCCGGCCGGTGTCACGCTCACCGACGTGGGGGCGGTGCTGCTCACCGAGGCACACGCCCTGCTCGACCGGGCCGATCTGGCACACGAGCGCGTGGCCGTGGCGGCAGGCGCCGCCACCCTCACCGTGGGCATCCTGGGCGACAGCGCCGACCCGGGCGCGACCCGGCTGGCCGCCGCCTACCGTCGGCGGCACCCGCGCGTCGAGGTCCGCATCCGCGAGACCGACCTGACGGATCCCACCTGCGGGCTGCACGCCGGACTGGTCGATGTCGCCCTGACCCGCGGGCCGTTCGACCAGACCGGCCTGACCGTACGCGCGCTGCGCGCCGACCCGGTGGGCGCCTTGCTGCGCGCCGACGATCCGCTTGCCGGCCGCGGCCACCTGAAGCTGGCCGATCTGGCCGACCGCCGCTGGTTCCTGTTCCCGCAGGGCACCGACCCCGGCTGGCAGTCGTACTGGAACGGCGGCGAGCCACGCGAGGGCCCCGTGGTGCGGGCCGTCCAGGAATGCCGCCAGGCCGTGCTCTGGAACGGCACGGTCGGCATGACGCTCGTGGACCACGACCCGGGCGCGGAACTCACCGTGGTGCCTCTGGTCGACATGCCGCCGAGCCAAGTGGTGGTGGCGTGGCGTGCGGACGATCCGAATCCCTTGATCCGCTCGTTCGTCCGGATCGCAACCGCCGCCTACGGTGCGGGAAGCTCGTCAGACCGAGCGTGAGGCACGCTCCTGACCGTCTCCCCCTGCGCCGCTCACCCCGGCGCTGATCAGCCCCTGACCAGGCAGAAGGGATGGCCGGCCGGGTCGGTCAGGATGCGCGCCTTGGCCTCGTGCGGTTGGTGATCCGGCTTGCC
Proteins encoded in this window:
- a CDS encoding MFS transporter, which produces MTTTMPPVRSTAPGADEKPAFGRRQVHAVAACYFVASFAALGLPPYLTAILPELGDEAARWAGLLYVVPTVFGALGAPLWGRLADRFGRKRLLLRAQLGLAVSFLLAGWADSLATFTAALVLQGILGGTFAASNGYLAAALDGPGLSKALTLMQGSARAALVFAPIVVGSLSPWMSPHRQYALLAVLPLAAAVMLYALPEPGTERTAKDSGSEPAGEGSESAGCLPSAGVARTPLTALYTFEFAFVFSTVISFPYLISLIEERIPGTSPAVSGVLFALPHLFYLLFAMKVHARFTDRPRLGIGLGFGFIALGLAGHGVADSLAAFTVVRVLLGAGLTLGLVCLSVLAADCAKGRPPGGMFGSLEFVSKGGAVAAGLAAAAGNSLLGPTAPVLIGTAVALGTAAVVALRSLFHGPIPRSPRIRWSR
- a CDS encoding IucA/IucC family protein gives rise to the protein MSLPTGTVPARPTAPTELPTADEAVAHTLLNCLLREVSGPEHQTAVVDGHLLLRLPRAGVLLRAALRRTSLLGAHRFTGPVYVQRDGEWAEADWQLLAQYTQAELERRTGVRNEEFLEQLASSHQGVRSALTAKSAAGRATSAGTAADGGRLATYLASEQSLLFGHRFHPTPKARSGESADWGKYAPEAGAAFPLRLFAVREHLIAEETAEPGATAALDRLHPDVPDGYKLLPAHPWQLSLLQDHPGFQAALARGDVLDLGTTKAPFAATASVRTLYDGDTFLKFSLNVRITNCLRKNASYELTGAVALTRLLDGALTDLAARFPGSAMLREPAYRSLALPGPDGRPDVALLEGFGVIVREGLSRQLLPGTTPLLAGAVADEYPTGPGHLARLLEGAGPERALAWWRAYLKLLVPPVLAAYFEHGLVLEPHLQNVVVCVDGDGMPAQVLFRDLEGTKLLPEHHADTLAALPPEVARPMTYDAQRGWDRVVYCLLVNHVAEMLAALADQHPETEAALWAEVRAVIQGYADGHDACPPRLAALLAGVPLPAKANLLTRWERKADRAAGYVHLPSPLAEDVLSGASSTDTPWSAR
- a CDS encoding type III PLP-dependent enzyme, coding for MTAPSERVRERTQALAFDELPAYLYDLDALRTHAAAVRRALPERVEVYYAAKANPEPEILAALGPHVDGYEVSSGGELAHVAKAAPGRALAFGGPGKTPAEIAAALELGVGRFHVESEYELHMLAELTARLAPEARPGVLLRFNLPLSDASLEGSSLAMGGRPTPFGLDPSQADSVVRLLTDGTYPQLELLGVHAHLASGLDAPELLTMSESIVAWSLALAERHAVRFAEINVGGGMSVDYARPEDRFDWTAYGQGLARLLATHQDLTLRIEPGRALTAYCGWYATEVLDVKESHGEEFAVVRGGTHHLRTPATKGHDQPCTVLPNDQPWPHPWPRSVARQDRVTFAGQLCTPKDVLSRRVPAPGLRAGDRVAFALAGAYAWNISHHDFLMHPRPTFHFLRDA
- a CDS encoding VOC family protein, which codes for MTLRLVQIAMNARDDSALGRFWAEALGWSTSVEEPGVVTNLEPEGFDYPDPSAVCIDVITVPEPKTVKNRVHIDLATTSEAHHAELVARLKELGATPVDVGQGDVPWTVLADPEGNEFCVAEPRETYRETGPIAAIVADCGDARAMARFWDEALDWTLHEVSDDLAMLRSAKGVGPYLKLVRTPDAKTVKNRVHLDLRPYAGDDQAADVARLRTLGATDVDLGQGDVPWACLADPEGNEFDVLTPR
- a CDS encoding PucR family transcriptional regulator; this translates as MEASTLGALLDVVGGPALRLCTAPAGTAAPVTEALLYDAHTPLPRTPGALLLAVGVRAATAGPLVRAAAEAGMTGVVVRGTDGPVDEAERHGVALLAVDEEASWHHVHLTLATAIGARSAHSGGLGDLFALADAIAAATGGATAVEDPHQRILAYSTVPGQPVDEDRRQGILGLQVPVSVENAEQVRLVFGSAGPVRLPALTERELPRLAVAVRAGGEPLGAIWVVDGGTLAADAAQSLAQGAATAALLLLRARVTQGLTLDRNTDLVRRLLTGSGSASDSAEASTAAHRLGWDAVRVAAFALGSGASVPDAERTLLRLQDVVRLQCEARYGRHACVSLDGVVYALLPAPGEHAEAREPQQRLTADRRHRQLAEDIVGRVGRSLRVPVRAALGETVADLGEVPASRADADLVLRLLDDALPVASIDDVRPRVTLLRLADVLRERRELRVGAWQRVLAADTAYGTDYARTLVSWFDAGCDVASAAKTLSVHPNTCRYRLKQAGRQLGIDLADPDERLVLWLQLRAGAGLGLRGAGQVRPRSGPQPGPPTRRQLKVSGDPG
- a CDS encoding serine hydrolase domain-containing protein yields the protein MRRTSAVVALAFAASLMTTGPAAASAVTPRCDPGPVEEALEELRGVGASGISVTVTSPRCGVHSTGVGLADIRTGRKAVGKEHSRIASNTKTWTATVVLQLVGEGRIKLDDTVDRHLPGLIRTKHYDGRKITIRQLLQHTSGLPDYLAAPFWEDEDAHRWDHIEPLQTVKQALTLPPADGSAPGGFSYSNTNYNLAGLIVTKVTGRSIGTEINQRIIKRLGLRHTYWPGDRTTLPAPDLRGYVKRSGKLLDWTEWNVSGADASGALVSNGADINTFWTALMSGKLLAPAQLAEMKRTVADPEERGERYGLGVERQERTPGFVTWGHSGFMETGHKLRNAVTNDGRRAVTLLIGSEQFNEAKVDSVVAQLIRDLR
- a CDS encoding alpha/beta hydrolase; the encoded protein is MSEQSPTRRGVLRAAGKVSAALALGGAGTLAAAPAAAAAVGDGFGLHVVDRNESDPRLRYYRFATDAIGWNPGVNVLLPTDYHTSGRTYPVLYLFHGGGLDADFIYFDRLGIREWTAGKPIIVVMPDGGHAGWYSNPVSSNTGPRNWETFHISQLLPWIDANFRTYAEYDGRAVAGFSMGGFGALKYAAKYYGHFASVSSHSGPASLRRDFGAVVHWANVSSGAADLAGGTVYGAPLWDEARVSADNPVQRIESYRNKRVFLVAGTGGGAVDWFAQISEDEVLAGHREFRGLLGNAGIDHEWHEEPGSHVFRVPVFLRDLDGIIGRLRKA
- a CDS encoding DoxX family protein translates to MNIAYWIAAGLLALFYLYGGGVKVVRSRDRLRPMMAWVDTTPMPAVRAIGTVEVLGAIGLILPPLTGIAPWLALAAASGFVVLQIGATRVHLRRGDRDIALNITLLLVAAVTVWLATTWV
- a CDS encoding LysR family transcriptional regulator codes for the protein MELRTLRYFVAVAEELHFGRAAARLHMSQPPLSRAIRQLESEVGAALFDRSPAGVTLTDVGAVLLTEAHALLDRADLAHERVAVAAGAATLTVGILGDSADPGATRLAAAYRRRHPRVEVRIRETDLTDPTCGLHAGLVDVALTRGPFDQTGLTVRALRADPVGALLRADDPLAGRGHLKLADLADRRWFLFPQGTDPGWQSYWNGGEPREGPVVRAVQECRQAVLWNGTVGMTLVDHDPGAELTVVPLVDMPPSQVVVAWRADDPNPLIRSFVRIATAAYGAGSSSDRA